DNA from Salmo salar unplaced genomic scaffold, Ssal_v3.1, whole genome shotgun sequence:
TTTGGTCCTGGAAAAGTCACTCAGTGATTAGTGGCGGGATAAGCTCCATGAACCACTGATGTGACAgcttttaaaaatgtaatttggCTTTCCTGACCCATGACCTTATGTCTATGAAATGTTTGTTCCTGTTTCTACTGACCGCCTCCCACTCCCCCCGGCATCATTATAACCCTATCGTCAGcttctctgtcttcatctttTCACTCTGTTTGTCTTTGTTAGCGTTCTAGTTTTACATACTCTTCATATTGAACGTCTCCATTTTTTACACCATGGAGAAAATGTTGCTTTAATTTTCATATTTTCTAAGTGTATTTTCAACAACAAACATTTGAATCTTTTTCCTTCCCGATTTGGGTACGGTGATGGTGTAGTCTATTGTACCCCCCCCCGGGAAACAATACTGTATATCTGCCTTTGACAGTCTTAATTATCTTACCTTCTGGAGAACTTGACGGATACCCTTAGGACACAACGAgtatgttaaaaaaaataaagtaatATTTTGCAACATGTATCATTCCAATAAAGTTTTACTTGTTAAAATTAAAATTGTATGAGTATATTTTGTAGATTATACAGATTGTTTTGCTAACAGAATGTGTATGTTGGCAGAAAATGTATTGTTGTTTGTAGGAACATCTTGGTGGAGGGGATGCCATGATGAACAAATAATGCAAGGAGCTGatttcaacctgtgtgtgtgtggtgtggggggcCTACACCACCTATACAAATATGTATGTCAATCTGTCTATTCCTCAGGGGCCTTCCAGATGAGTGTTCAGCCTCTGGCCATCTATCCAGAACATGTCAGATGGGATGAGGATGGAGGAGAATAGCGTCACTGATAAGATGGCTTCCTGGCTATGTGTCTGGACTGGAGCCAGCCACCGCCATGGTAATAACAGCAGGTCTTATCTATCTGCATCGTGTAGGCCTACAGTGCTATCACATACAATATCACACCCTGGGGAAAAAGTGGATTTGTCCTTCCAGACTCACCCATTGTATTTTATATGAaacgtatatatttttttccctaaTTTATTATAAGTATTAAATGTTCTGTTTTTAAAGTGATGCTAAATGAACACTTGGGCGCGTCGTTAGTCCTAACTAAGAAATACCACCTTAAATATCTCCTGTAGAATCTAGCTCTATCTCCAGTGGGTCACCTTAAAAGCGCACAACAACGCAAGCGTACAGCGAGgtttcaatttttttctctcaaGCCGGACTCGGGCCGCGGATCGCAACAAGGTTGACGCACTGAGGCAAAACCGGACGAACGACCCCAACCAGGAGAATGTCTGAACCCATGTACCGCGATTGGATTTTGGACTCTATTGACTCACTGCGGTCGCGAAAAGCCAGACCAGACCTTGAAAGAATTTGTCGAATGGTCCGGAGACGACATGGATCAGCGCCAGAACAAACCAGCGAGGAACTCGAGAAACTGATACAAGAGCAAACAGTCTTGAAAGTTAACTACAAGGGCTCGATTTCCTATCGAAATGCAGCCAAAGTAGTCAGAAGAAGCAGGAAAAAGGATGATCAAACGACCAAAAGAACTGCCGTGGAAGAAGCTAACCACTCCGATCTGAGCAACGGGGACAGCGCACTCGGTCCCATTGACCAGGATGAGACGGAGCATTTGGAGGTAACGCAAGGCAGCCTGTTTCAGTGACCCCGTGCCGTGACACACCGTCCATCTTCCCCAGAGAAGATAACAGACCCACGTCCTCACTATTATAATGAGTAGGCAGGCATGTGGTGTAGCTGGGGAAATGGTGTTGTAGAGCGGGATTCTCTATTCACGGAGGGGGTGGCGTGATGAATGCAAGTGCACTGAAACAAACTGCCGCAGACGGGGGAGCGGCTGTAGCTACCTCGCGCGACCGAGGTGAAAAATAGCCTACCAATAACAATGGAAGCTGCGTTTGCAATAATACAAAAAAGAGTTTGTGCGTAGAAGTGAGTTTGTCCGGGCGCTGTTTGCTCTACAGCTTTAATCGACAAAAAACTTGCACGATTGCCAGAATTAGCAACAACCACAGCCTAAAGCCGAAGGCTCTTTTCAAGCCCAAACTCAGCTTTTCAGTGAAGGGGGGCGAAGCGAAAGTCATACCTCGGATGTGCGTGACCGAATGGGGACAGTGTGCTCGGTTATTTCACTGAGGGGGTGACGGTCGATGTATTCATAAGTAACACGCCGCTAGATATGAAGCCACGTTATTTAATGGGTTTCACGAGCGTCTGTCGCAGGAAAAAATGACCCAAAGTCAAAGTAGCCCCACTGAAGGTATTGCTGCTATAGAGGGAGCTTCGTGGTTAGAATTGGTCGCATCCGACCAGATTCGGGAGCGCTCTATGTGACTGAAGTGGGAAGTCTTTCGTGCGACTCCTCCATTGCGCACTTTTGTATTAAAATGGAAGAAAAGGGTGACGTTGTCCACGCTCTGTTCTTGTAGCGTATTATATATCCACAAGAAAAAGTAGCAGATTGCGTCAAGTATTTATCATCCTTTGTGCCAATATATCTAATTAAAACTATTATTGACAGATCCAAATAGCATATTCTGCATATCCCAATAATGGATCTCATGATTAACCGTCAAATATGGTAGTTAGGCCTATTCTTCAATACAATAACTTTGAATGTCTGACTCAAGCGCCTCTGAGGTGCGGGGCGGGCTCTGCTGAGTTGAGCGCTCGTACTCGCGCCTCCGCTAGTTGTATCTTTGGACACGCACACAGGCTGAAAAAGCTATTTTCTGCGTTTATATTCAGTCATCGACGACAAAGCGAGTGCAATAAACCGTGTGCATATGTGAATAACACTTATAAACTTATATGTGGCCCATATTAAGCTATATTGGAATGAATAATTGTGGTTGGAATACCGAACACAATGTGGGCGAATAGCGCAGCTGTAGTTCCGAACAGAGTGAACATCCTGTGTGCTCTACGGGGACAAGGCCTCCAATGGCAATTATTGTCGACAGCGGTCATATGAAGACTGGTTATTGCGACATCTGTATGAGCGTGGCTTTATGTCATGTCTCCTATAATCAGGAGTCGACTCGCGCTAATGACACTATGTGCGCTGAAACACATTTTCAACCCGCTGATTATAGTTTATGACACGCTCGTGAGTTTCTCCTTTCAGGTGTAGGCCTAGTTGCGTTCAAAATCGGCCAATGAATGAATGTTTTTCTGACTGCTGCTCTAGCGGAAGGTCCGGAAGAAAAATGTTTGGTATCATGGCTCAGTTTGCATGATATTCAGTTTAAATGAGAGAATTTGGAATAATGTTTATTTAAGTTATGTAAAGAATGCCAGTTATACACTTCTATCCAATCATTAACTTACAGTACAAAAGGGGGCCACTCTCTCCCACTAGTTCCCTCCTCCAGTAGCCTGctgtcccttcctcctcccttgcCTGAGTAGGCTATGTTGCTTCTCCTGCTGTACTTATCACTACCAGCAGAGCTGTTGTTGTCCTCGTTGATCTAAACGGGTCAATACGTTAAGGATGTAGACTGGCCTATAGCTGTTGTGCTGTCAATCAGATTGACACTCCCACTGTATTGTTAATTTATGAAAAATGATCTGAATTAATATTCTCTGTGGGTATTGGAGAACATCAATTGTCCTTCTGTTACTCTCTAAGCATGTTATTAGTACATTAGGCACCTGATTAATGTCACTGATGTAGTAACTAACTGGATCTTTCTTGTTCACAATATAAAGTGGGGTGGATCATTTTGGGGAGTATGATTAGGAATGTTTTTACACACAAAAAAGCTCAACGGATGGGGGAATCTCTTCAAATTCTTATGTTGCAATGGTTGTGTTCCAGAATGAGGTTCCAGTGTCAATGGAGACAGACAGCACcatgtgaagaggaggaggggaggaacagGGAGGGGGGGCTGATAGAAAGATGGCCAAGtgagggctctctctctcctggggtGAGATGCTGTGAGGGGTCTCGTGCTGCCCACCCCTACCTGGCCCCTGCTCCCCCAGTGGCTCTCGCCCTGGCCACACAGCCCTGTATCTGACTGCCCCCTCTACCTGCGGCACCAGTAGGAGTCCAGCCCTCTGTCCCCAGTCCCCTGGCCCTCAGGCAAGaatcactgtgtgtgtgactctacCTTCTGCCCTGCTGACCATGGACCCTCAGGGATGCAGAGAAACACAGGAAGGGTTAGTATGCTGTGTTAACAGATCATACTTATGTGTATAAGTGTAGCAATGTggaatggctagctagttagctgtactGCCCAGTGGGTGACATCACCCGCTCTGAGACCTAGAAGTAGcctagttgtttcccttgctctgcactGGCCATGGTGGTCTCGTGGAGCAATGGGTAAGCTTAACCGTTTTGCTAATGAGTGTGTTGTGGTAAGTTGAGAACAGAAGATTGCTGGTTCAAGcccagtgagggacagacataatCTATCATGTTACACATGTTTTGGAGAAAACACTAACATATATTTGTGCTAGAAGGTTTTAATTTGGGTAGAGACAGTATGTAGAGTAGGGGTGTAGCCAGGGCTGACTAGCAATGAGTTCAGTATAGTGAG
Protein-coding regions in this window:
- the LOC123738973 gene encoding sterile alpha motif domain-containing protein 1-like, which codes for MSEPMYRDWILDSIDSLRSRKARPDLERICRMVRRRHGSAPEQTSEELEKLIQEQTVLKVNYKGSISYRNAAKVVRRSRKKDDQTTKRTAVEEANHSDLSNGDSALGPIDQDETEHLENEVPVSMETDSTM